GAAGTCGGTGCTGCTCGAGCACCTGCTCCAGGAAGCAAAGGTCACGCGCGCAGTCGTCTTCACCAAGACCAAGCACGGCGCCGATCGCTTGTCGAAAACGCTCAATCGCTCCGGCATTTCCGCCGTCGCGATCCACGGCAACAAAGCCCAGAACCAGCGCGAGCGCGCCCTCGATGGCTTCCGCTCCGGACGCTCGCGCATCCTCGTCGCGACCGACGTTGCCGCGCGCGGGCTCGATGTCGACGGCATCACCCACGTCTTCAACTTCGATCTCCCGATGGAGCCCGAGGCCTACGTGCACCGCATCGGCAGGACCGGGCGCGCGGGCGCCAAGGGCATCGCCATCAGCTTCTGCGACGGCGAAGAGCGCGGCCTGATGCGCGATATCGAGCGCACCACCGGCAAGAAATTCAATCCGATCTGGCAATTGCCCGACCTCCCCGAGCCGCCGGCGCCCGCGCCGCACGAACACGCCGGAGAGTCCGCGCATCACGAGCGTCGCGCCGACTCCGGCGGTCGGGGCTGGCACGCAAACCGGGGCCAGCCGCGCCACTCACCCAGGCCAAGCCGCGGCCCGCGAAACGATCGTCGCCCGCACGGAAACCACTGACCCCGCACGACTAGGCTTTCTCGCATGAGCGAAGATCATTCACACTGGATGCGCCACGCGATCGAGCAGGCGCGCAAAGGAATCGCGAGCGGCCAATCTCCCTTCGGCGCCGTGGTCGTCCGCGCGGGCGCTCTCGTTGCCGGCGGACACAACGAAGTTTGGAAGCGAACCGATCCGACCGCGCACGCCGAGGTCGTCTGCATCCAGAACGCCGCGAAAGCGCTCGCCTCGATCGATCTCGCCGGCTGCGTGATGTACACCACCACCGAGCCCTGCCCGATGTGCGCCTCGGCGATTCATTGGAGCAAACTCGACGCGGTCTACTGCGGCGCGACGATCGCGGATGCGGAGACGGCGGGTTTCACCGAACTCACGCTGCCGATCGAAGAGGTCTACCGCATCGGCAAGAGCAAGACCAAGGCGATCCGCGGCGTGCTTGTCGCTGAGTGCGCCCATCTCTTTTCGGAATGGAAGGCCGCACGCGGCCGCGCATACTGATGGCGCGGGAAGCTGGCGTCAGGGCGAGATGAGAGCGCAGACGGCGCCGGCGGGGTCCTGAATGCAGCAGAACATCTGGCTCCCCATCTTGCGCGGGCCGTCGAGCAGTTTCCCTCCGAGCGCAACACATTGCTTCGCGCTCGCCTCGACATCTGCAACCGTGATGTACATCAGCCACTGCGTGGGCAGCTTCGCATTCGATCCGCGTGCGTGACAAACTCCCGCGACGACCGGCCCCGCTTGACCCTTTTCCCCCGACGCATGCATGCAGTAGTCCGCGTAGGCGCCGTCCCCGTCCTTCATCGGAACTTCCGATGTGCCCCAGCCGACGACCTTGCTGTAGAAGTCACGAAGTTCCCCCGCGTCCTTCATTGTGTAGTCGTGCCAGTTGATGTGCCCGATTGGGTTCTGCCGCGTCATCATGCCCTCCTGTTCTGCCGGGTCGACAAATCAGAGCCGCGAAGCCCGATAAGCGCTCCGTGTATCGCGAATTGTTAAGGAGCAAAGTTTTCAAAGTGAGCCTTGCGTCGAATGCACGCGCCCAGTAGTCTGTCAGTTCATACATGCCGCTCCGCCGCGGCCGATATTCTGGAGGAGATGCAGACATGAAAACGGGTCTTGTTGCGCTCAGCGTTTTTGCGATTTGTGGTTCGGCGTCTGCCGCGCCTTTGTACAGCCAGCCCGACAACGCGCCGGGTTCCGGCGGCTACTTCTCCGTGGGAGGGCCCGGCCAGTTCTTCACGCAGCGCATGGCCGACGATTTCACCATCGCCGGCGGGACCGTCACGTCTCTGCGCTGGTGGGGCAGCAGCCAGAATTTTCAATTCGCCGATCTGACCAACATCACCGGATTCGACGTCGCGATCTTCGGCGATCTCGGCGGCATCCCGGATGCCGGTAATGTTCTGTACCACAGCCAGCCCGTCAAGGCCGGACTCACAATTACACCCACCGGCAATCTCTCGGTCGCCAACGCCATCCAATACCAGTTCGACCTGAACATCGCGCCCCTCAATCTCGCCGGCGGCAAGTACTGGCTCAGCGTCGGCGGGCTGCTCGCCAACCCGTTCGGCGATACGTTCGTCTGGAATGTCAGCGCGACCGGCAACACCGCCAACGCTTCATTCTTCTATCCGAACAGCGGATGGATCGCGTTCAGTCCGAGCGACAACATGGCGTTCGAAATCATTCCGGCCCCCGGCGCGCTCGCGCTCCTGGGCATGGGCGGCTTGATCGCCGGCCGTCGGCGCCGCTGATCGATTTCCTTCAGGGTGTTCAGGGCCGCGCCCCTTTCCCCGGGCGCGGCCTTTTTCGTGCGCGAATCGCCCGTGTCCGGAGTGGTACGCTTCGCCCCTTGGAAGCCGGTTCACCATTTCCCCGCGTCGCGCTCGCGCACGACTGGCTCGTCGGCTACCGAGGCGGCGAGGGCGTGCTTGATTGCCACGCACGGCTGATTGCGCACGAATCGCCAGATCGACCGCGGCCAATTGTCTACACCATGTTTGACAACGGCAGGCCGATCACGTCCGCGATCGACTCGCTGCCGCGGCGAGTGTCGTTTCTGAACAGCGTTCCGGGTTCGGATCGTGCCCGTCGCTGGTTGTTGCCTTTCTATCATGCCGGAGTCGCGACTCTCTCCCGCACACTCGCGCACGACCACGCGCGCAGTCCGATCGATGTCGTCCTTTCGTCCAGTTCCGCGGCAATTCACGCGCTGCGCGTGCCGAAGGGTGTGCGCCACATCTGCGTCTGCTTCACGCCCCCGCGCTACCTCTGGGAACTCGGGGATCAGTACAACCAGGGACTGATGGGTCTCGGCCTACGCGGCTGCTCGCCGTTTCTTCGTCGGCTCGACTATCGCGCCGCTCAGCACGTCACGAGGTACATCGCGATCTCGACCGTCACGCAGGAACGCATCCGAAACTTTTACGGGCTCGACTCCGAAATCGTTTTCCCGCCGGTGCGAACACTCTACTTCACACCGGAAGGAGACGATGCGCTCTCCGCGGAAGACGAGTCGAAGCTGGGTTCGCTCCCCTCCGGTTTTCTCTTCTATATCGGCGCGCTCGAGCCGTACAAGAAAGCGGAGCTTGCGATTACCGCGGCGGAGCGGCTGAAACGTCCGCTCGTCGTCGCCGGTTCGGGATCGCAGCTTGGCCGATTGAAGGAAAGCACCGCCGATTCAAAGTACGTCACGCTGCTCGGTCGCGTCAGCGATCCGCTGCTGCGAGCACTCTACCGGCGCGCGGATGCGCTGCTCTTCCCGCAGCTCGAGGACTTCGGGATCGTCGCGCTCGAAGCCCAGGCCTGCGGCACTCCGGTGGTCGCGTTCGGTGTCGGCGGCTCGCGCGACACCGTCATCAACGGCCAAACGGGAGTCGTGTTCGATGAGCAGACCGTCGAATCGCTTGCGGATGCGATCGGGCATTGCCCGTCGAAGGGTTCTGCGGCGCGCGCCTGCCGCGTGAACGCGGAGCGGTTTTCTGAAGAGGCCAATTTCGATCAGATGCGGCGCGTGATCCGCGAGTCGGTCGACGCCGCGCCTTCTTCCTAATCTTCAGCCCCCGTGAACGATTCCCCTCAGTTCAAATCCACCGAGCATTTCCAACTCGTCGCCGCCACGGCATTCGGGCTCGAATCGGTCGCGCAGCGCGAACTTGCGCAACTGGGTTACGAGGCGAAGATTGTTTCGACCGGGCGGGTGCTGTTCGAGGCGGGGCTGGAAGCGATTCCCAGGGCGAATATCTGGCTGCGCACGGCGGATCGAGTGCTTCTCACCATCGCGCGGTTTGCGTGCGCCGATTTTGATGCGCTGTTTGAAACGACAGAGTCGCTGCCTTGGGAACGGTGGATCGGCCGCGACTTTGAGTTTCCGGTGAATGGGCGCAGCGTCAAGAGTCAGCTTTCGAGCGTGCCCGCGATTCAGCGGACGGTGAAGAAGGCGGTCGTCGAACGATTGCTGGGAGCGCATCGCACGACGACGCTGCCTGAAACCGGCGCGCGCGTCATGATCGAGGTGTCCCTGCTCGAAGATACCTGTGTTCTGACTATTGACACCAGCGGCGTCGGGCTGCACAAGCGCGGCTACCGCGACTATGTGGGCGAAGCCGCGATGAAGGAAACGCTGGCCGCGGGACTCGTTCTGCTCAGCGTTTGGAATCCGGATCGGCCGCTCATCGATCCGTTCTGCGGCAGCGGGACGATCCCGATCGAGGCGGCGCTGATTGGCTTGAACATCGCGCCGGGTCGCACGCGTGATTTTGATAGCGCGCACTGGCCGGCGATTCCCGAGTCGGCGTGGGACGCGGCGGATGAGGAAGCGGCGGACCTGGCGAAGGACAAGCTGCCCGTGACGATCCACGCCGGCGATATCAGCGATGAGGCGCTCGCGCTCGCTCGGAGGCACGCCGCGGCGGCGGGCGTCGATCGCGCGATCCATTTCAGCAAGCGCGCTTTTGAAGATCTTGCCACCAAAGCCGAATACGGATGCACGATTTCGAATCCGCCGTACGGGGTGCGCCTCGGAGAAACGGCGCCGGTCGAGGAGTTGTATCGCGCGATGCCGCGGGTGTTCCGGTCGATGCCGACGTGGTCGCACCACATTCTCACGGCCTACCCGGAGTTTGAGCGGCTGCTCGGACAGAAGGCGACGCGCCGGCGCAAGCTTTTCAATGCGCAGATCGAGTGCACGTATTACTCGTTTTTGGGACCGCGGCCGAATGCGGAATGGACGAGTCGACAGAGCGAGGCTGCGACTGCGGAGGGGGAGGCTGATCCAGATTTCGGTAGCCAATTCAACAAAGCGCGCCCACCCCCAACCCCCTCCCTCAGGGAGGGGGTGCCTGCATTCGGCGGGTTGCGCGAGCGTGATGTGCGGGAGCTGAACGATTTCGAGTCGCGGCTCGCGAAGCGCGTGCGGCATTTGCGGAAGTGGCCGGACCGCGGGATTCATTGCTACCGGCTGTACGAGCGGGATTGTCCCGATGTGCCGCTGGTGATCGACCGGTACGAGGATCACGCGCACATTTTCGAGCACGAGCGTGCGCACAGCCGCTCGCTCGCGCAGCACGCGGATTGGTGCGACGAGGTCGTTGCTCGGACCGCGCGGGTGCTGGAGATCGACCCGTCGCACATGCATATGAAGGACCGGCCGCGCCAGCGCGGATTGACGCAGCACGAGCGCGTGGGCGACGATCATGTGACGATCGTCGCGCGCGAGGGCGGGCTGAAATTCGAGGTGAATCTCACCGACTACGCGGACACCGGCCTGTTTCTCGATCACCGGATCACGCGCGGCATGGTGCGCGACATGGCCAAAGGCAAGCGGTTTCTCAATTTGTTCTGCTACACCGGAAGCTTCACGGTCTACGCGGGGGCGGGCGGCGCGGATTCGACCACAAGCGTCGATCTTTCCAACACCTACCTCGACTGGACGGCGCGGAACCTTTCGCTGAACGGCCTTAGCCCGCAGCAGCACAAACTGGTGCGCTCGGATGTGCTCGCGTTCCTGCGCGGGCACGCGCCCGGAGAGCACTACGACCTGGCGGTCATCGATCCGCCGACTTTTTCCAACAGCAAGAGCACGGAGGCGGACTTCGAGGTGCAGGCGGCGCACATCGAACTCATCACGCGAACTGCCGCGATGATGGCGAAGGGTTCGACGATTTTCTTCTCGAACAATTTTCGTCAGTTCAAGCTCGACGAAACCAAGCTCGAGGCAGCCGGGTTGCAGGTGCGCGAGATCAGCCGGCAAACTGTGCCCGAGGATTTCCGCAACGAGCGCATCCACCGGTGCTGGAAGATCGCGGTTCCCTGATCCAAACGCGCGGCGGGCTTTCGCCTGCCTCGATCGCGAATCAGACCACCGCGCCGATTTCGTGCTCGCCCCGTTCGTAGCCGACACTGATCGGACGGTTCGCGCACTGGCTGACGAACGTCGCCATTTCGGCGACCATCGCGCAGCGCGTGCCGAGGCGCGTCAAAGTTTCGACCATCTCCGGCCGGGTCATCGGTTCGCGGAAGCTCTTGCGGAATGCCTCGCGCACACTGGTGATGTCGTGCCGCGCAACACCGGCGCGCCGCAGTCCGATCAGGTTGATTCCCGCGAGGCGTGATCGCTCGACCGCGCTCGTAAAGGGCGGTACGTCGGCGACGGCTCGTGTTCCGCCCCCGACAAATGCCATGCGCCCGACGCGTGTGAACTGGTGAACGAGTGCGC
The DNA window shown above is from Phycisphaeraceae bacterium and carries:
- a CDS encoding glycosyltransferase, which translates into the protein MEAGSPFPRVALAHDWLVGYRGGEGVLDCHARLIAHESPDRPRPIVYTMFDNGRPITSAIDSLPRRVSFLNSVPGSDRARRWLLPFYHAGVATLSRTLAHDHARSPIDVVLSSSSAAIHALRVPKGVRHICVCFTPPRYLWELGDQYNQGLMGLGLRGCSPFLRRLDYRAAQHVTRYIAISTVTQERIRNFYGLDSEIVFPPVRTLYFTPEGDDALSAEDESKLGSLPSGFLFYIGALEPYKKAELAITAAERLKRPLVVAGSGSQLGRLKESTADSKYVTLLGRVSDPLLRALYRRADALLFPQLEDFGIVALEAQACGTPVVAFGVGGSRDTVINGQTGVVFDEQTVESLADAIGHCPSKGSAARACRVNAERFSEEANFDQMRRVIRESVDAAPSS
- the rlmKL gene encoding bifunctional 23S rRNA (guanine(2069)-N(7))-methyltransferase RlmK/23S rRNA (guanine(2445)-N(2))-methyltransferase RlmL, whose product is MNDSPQFKSTEHFQLVAATAFGLESVAQRELAQLGYEAKIVSTGRVLFEAGLEAIPRANIWLRTADRVLLTIARFACADFDALFETTESLPWERWIGRDFEFPVNGRSVKSQLSSVPAIQRTVKKAVVERLLGAHRTTTLPETGARVMIEVSLLEDTCVLTIDTSGVGLHKRGYRDYVGEAAMKETLAAGLVLLSVWNPDRPLIDPFCGSGTIPIEAALIGLNIAPGRTRDFDSAHWPAIPESAWDAADEEAADLAKDKLPVTIHAGDISDEALALARRHAAAAGVDRAIHFSKRAFEDLATKAEYGCTISNPPYGVRLGETAPVEELYRAMPRVFRSMPTWSHHILTAYPEFERLLGQKATRRRKLFNAQIECTYYSFLGPRPNAEWTSRQSEAATAEGEADPDFGSQFNKARPPPTPSLREGVPAFGGLRERDVRELNDFESRLAKRVRHLRKWPDRGIHCYRLYERDCPDVPLVIDRYEDHAHIFEHERAHSRSLAQHADWCDEVVARTARVLEIDPSHMHMKDRPRQRGLTQHERVGDDHVTIVAREGGLKFEVNLTDYADTGLFLDHRITRGMVRDMAKGKRFLNLFCYTGSFTVYAGAGGADSTTSVDLSNTYLDWTARNLSLNGLSPQQHKLVRSDVLAFLRGHAPGEHYDLAVIDPPTFSNSKSTEADFEVQAAHIELITRTAAMMAKGSTIFFSNNFRQFKLDETKLEAAGLQVREISRQTVPEDFRNERIHRCWKIAVP
- a CDS encoding nucleoside deaminase, whose protein sequence is MSEDHSHWMRHAIEQARKGIASGQSPFGAVVVRAGALVAGGHNEVWKRTDPTAHAEVVCIQNAAKALASIDLAGCVMYTTTEPCPMCASAIHWSKLDAVYCGATIADAETAGFTELTLPIEEVYRIGKSKTKAIRGVLVAECAHLFSEWKAARGRAY